A window of Oligoflexus sp. contains these coding sequences:
- a CDS encoding single-stranded DNA-binding protein → MASVNKVILVGNLGKDPELRYTQSGVAFCSFSLATTDNWTDQSGQRQEKTEWHRITVWKKQAENCAKYLRKGSSAYVEGRLQTRSWDDQQSGQKRYSTEIVADNVKFLGSAGAGASRGDSSYDSPSSGFNPPPVEPPSDSVFGSHNSSSLDDIPF, encoded by the coding sequence ATGGCATCCGTCAATAAAGTGATTTTAGTCGGTAACTTAGGCAAGGATCCCGAACTGCGCTACACCCAAAGCGGCGTAGCATTCTGTTCATTTAGCCTGGCGACCACCGACAACTGGACTGACCAAAGTGGACAGCGCCAGGAAAAGACAGAATGGCATCGTATCACTGTCTGGAAAAAACAGGCAGAGAACTGTGCAAAATACCTGCGCAAGGGCAGCTCGGCTTATGTCGAGGGTCGCCTGCAGACCCGTTCCTGGGATGACCAGCAATCGGGTCAGAAGCGTTATTCCACGGAAATCGTCGCTGACAACGTGAAATTCCTGGGCAGTGCCGGAGCCGGTGCGAGCCGCGGTGATTCCAGCTATGACAGTCCTTCGTCAGGCTTCAATCCACCCCCGGTCGAGCCACCTTCGGATAGCGTGTTCGGCAGCCACAATTCATCGAGTCTTGATGATATTCCGTTCTAG
- a CDS encoding SDR family oxidoreductase → MDLKGKIALVTGSNSGIGWATARGLAAQGAQVILGCRNLHKAEDARESILKFHPKATVDVISMDLANIMNIKSAAEVLKRRFSQLDILINNAGVMSLTRQETRDGFEMTFGVNHLGTFTLTQALLPLVKAAPEGRIVTLSSKLHYRGHMHWDDLNYRARPYKGWEAYNQSKLANVLMTKALARRLQGSSASAFAVHPGVVATQLGRDYPGWLMSIAKVFMVTPEKGARTSLYVATEPGLQKLNGAYFEASKEKKAAPEALSEDNQERLWTLSEELTA, encoded by the coding sequence ATGGACCTTAAGGGCAAGATAGCTTTGGTGACAGGCTCCAATAGCGGAATCGGTTGGGCCACCGCGCGTGGCTTGGCGGCCCAAGGCGCCCAGGTGATTCTGGGCTGCCGGAATCTGCACAAAGCGGAAGACGCCCGTGAGTCCATTTTGAAGTTTCATCCCAAGGCCACGGTTGACGTCATCTCAATGGACCTTGCGAACATCATGAATATCAAAAGCGCGGCCGAAGTTTTGAAGCGGCGCTTTTCCCAGCTGGATATCCTGATCAATAACGCAGGCGTGATGAGCCTGACCCGACAGGAAACTCGCGATGGTTTTGAAATGACCTTCGGCGTCAATCATCTCGGAACCTTCACCCTCACGCAGGCGCTTCTGCCTTTGGTCAAGGCCGCACCCGAAGGCCGCATCGTGACGCTTTCTTCCAAGCTGCATTATCGCGGACACATGCATTGGGATGATCTGAATTATAGAGCGAGGCCTTATAAAGGTTGGGAGGCCTATAATCAGTCCAAGCTGGCCAATGTTCTGATGACCAAAGCCCTGGCGCGGCGTCTGCAGGGAAGTTCGGCCTCGGCCTTTGCCGTGCATCCGGGTGTGGTCGCAACGCAGCTGGGTCGTGATTATCCGGGCTGGCTGATGTCGATCGCCAAGGTTTTTATGGTGACGCCGGAAAAGGGGGCGCGGACCTCGCTTTATGTGGCGACTGAGCCGGGCCTGCAGAAGCTCAATGGAGCTTATTTTGAAGCTTCAAAAGAAAAGAAGGCCGCGCCTGAGGCTTTATCCGAAGACAATCAGGAACGACTCTGGACTTTAAGCGAAGAGCTTACGGCCTAG
- a CDS encoding site-specific integrase: MQVDVITHPSGEQIPILLDRDGLPIPSPNEFILGRRALSSNTLTRNLRELAVFYRWLEQQNIDLRDRIQTGRGFSEAEVRGGIVEALRLEQGGTSSIHRSAVSPHTFNQRLTTVRQYVAWRYDMYLGALPLSDLRYERIREQSVRILKWLDSAFMSAPPQNKGVRKGLTDKEAKFLIDCLDPDRPDPIGRDPAVRFRNYISTMIMLYYGLRPGELLTLRVEDIEIGAISCIRVRRRPPDLKDTRRPRPQIKRNGRILPIDDPSFASKLDRYIMKWRDILESKSENESDYLILSDEGTPLSQSSLTQLYQILRNQFSNDLPEHLSAKALRHTFSSRIERALREAGVDEERRRQALALLRGDSSLESQTVYIAQEVEEQANLALKKFQQKLLS, translated from the coding sequence TTGCAAGTTGATGTCATCACTCATCCCTCCGGCGAACAGATTCCGATCCTCCTCGACAGGGATGGGTTGCCAATACCTTCTCCCAACGAGTTTATACTGGGGAGACGGGCTCTTAGTTCCAATACGCTGACCAGGAACTTGCGAGAGCTTGCTGTCTTCTATCGATGGTTGGAACAACAGAACATCGATCTCCGGGACCGGATTCAAACTGGGAGAGGTTTTAGTGAAGCAGAGGTAAGGGGTGGAATCGTTGAAGCCCTTCGTCTTGAACAAGGTGGCACTTCCTCAATTCATCGATCTGCAGTGTCCCCTCATACGTTTAACCAGCGCCTTACGACAGTTAGGCAGTATGTGGCTTGGCGCTACGATATGTACTTGGGCGCCTTGCCCTTGAGTGATCTGCGTTACGAGCGTATACGGGAACAATCAGTCAGAATTTTGAAATGGCTTGATTCCGCGTTCATGAGCGCTCCTCCTCAAAACAAAGGGGTACGCAAAGGCCTGACGGACAAAGAAGCCAAATTTCTCATCGACTGCCTTGATCCTGATCGCCCTGATCCGATTGGTCGAGACCCTGCCGTCAGATTCAGAAACTACATCTCGACCATGATCATGCTCTACTATGGCCTGCGCCCAGGCGAACTTTTAACCTTACGCGTTGAAGATATCGAGATAGGGGCAATCTCTTGCATACGGGTCAGGCGCAGGCCTCCAGACCTAAAAGATACCCGTCGGCCTCGACCTCAAATTAAACGTAATGGCCGCATTCTGCCTATTGATGACCCTTCTTTTGCTTCAAAGCTGGACCGTTACATCATGAAATGGCGGGATATACTTGAATCCAAATCCGAAAATGAGTCGGACTACCTCATTCTAAGCGATGAAGGAACCCCTCTATCCCAGTCGTCCCTAACCCAGCTTTATCAAATTCTTCGTAATCAGTTTTCCAATGACCTGCCCGAGCATCTTAGCGCAAAAGCCTTGCGTCATACTTTCTCTAGCAGAATTGAACGCGCCTTGCGAGAAGCTGGAGTGGATGAAGAGCGGCGCCGTCAAGCCCTTGCGCTTTTGAGAGGCGACAGCAGTTTGGAATCTCAAACGGTATATATCGCGCAGGAAGTCGAAGAGCAGGCCAATCTCGCTCTAAAAAAATTCCAGCAAAAATTACTCTCATAG
- a CDS encoding DUF262 domain-containing protein: protein MSVSPRGMSIQEAYREFREDSFRVNRKYQRKLVWTLEEKQQLVDSILHGYPIPLILLATRSNDEKRIFEILDGMQRLNALFSFIENRFSLKNGKYFDVGELSRAKQLSDQGLFKSVKEKDKLLDRDSCANFLEYTLAITEFPGVNEEEINEIFSRINSYGRQLSRQEKRQAGVVSPFAKVVREIASEVRGDPSPEDVPLAEMPEISIDIDGDLPENAIKAEDSFWCKQGILRKTQLRESEDEQMIADIVISILENKPFAFSGTALDSIYDPHEKGHSEINGQLISYGVDALKHGFISTYSIIRETLESYDSTPNALKRIVNPEDSSGNPVKTHFYSIFLAFFELCILEMKSPIDVGKIWGALRNLHARLDIARGSIKSESRRKNINTVKGLIRDHFEETKSLPAQLGIRLATRFETALKRSKIETAAFECKQGIVTLDKARTIETGLLDRIVNTICAIANIGPDSEGAIFLGVADNEKDKERIKEIDSVSALNVGQRFVVGIDREAKILGIDLDAYKKKIVSHIYNSKLSEHLKTSVQSSVDCINYRGHSVICIWIPPQKEASEVNDKLYIRVGSDTVVAEGLAKMRAVEALFKSKENK, encoded by the coding sequence ATGAGTGTTTCGCCACGTGGGATGAGTATTCAAGAAGCGTATCGTGAATTTCGAGAAGATTCCTTTCGAGTCAATAGAAAATACCAAAGAAAATTGGTTTGGACCTTAGAAGAAAAGCAACAGCTTGTGGACAGTATACTTCATGGATATCCAATTCCTCTAATCCTACTCGCGACGCGCTCAAATGATGAAAAGAGGATCTTCGAGATTCTAGACGGCATGCAAAGGTTGAATGCCCTATTCTCTTTCATAGAGAACCGTTTTAGTCTTAAGAATGGCAAGTATTTCGATGTCGGCGAGCTATCAAGAGCTAAGCAACTGTCGGATCAAGGTCTATTTAAATCTGTAAAAGAAAAAGACAAACTATTGGATCGCGATTCATGCGCAAATTTTCTTGAATATACGCTAGCCATAACCGAATTTCCGGGAGTCAACGAAGAGGAAATTAATGAGATTTTCTCTCGAATCAACTCCTATGGCAGGCAACTTAGCAGGCAAGAAAAGCGCCAAGCTGGAGTTGTTTCACCTTTCGCGAAAGTTGTTCGAGAGATTGCGTCAGAGGTTCGAGGAGATCCTTCGCCAGAAGACGTCCCGCTGGCCGAGATGCCGGAAATTAGTATTGATATAGATGGAGATCTGCCCGAAAATGCGATAAAGGCGGAAGATTCTTTCTGGTGCAAGCAAGGCATTCTTAGAAAGACCCAGTTGCGAGAAAGCGAAGATGAACAAATGATCGCTGATATCGTAATTTCGATCCTGGAAAATAAGCCGTTTGCATTTAGTGGAACAGCACTGGATAGCATCTATGACCCGCATGAAAAAGGACACTCCGAAATTAATGGTCAGCTTATTTCGTATGGCGTTGACGCGCTCAAGCACGGATTCATATCTACATATTCGATCATTCGCGAAACCCTTGAATCCTATGACTCGACGCCGAATGCATTAAAAAGAATAGTAAATCCAGAAGACTCTAGCGGAAATCCTGTAAAAACCCACTTTTATTCGATTTTTCTTGCATTTTTCGAACTCTGCATTTTGGAAATGAAGTCACCTATTGATGTCGGAAAGATTTGGGGTGCATTGAGAAACTTGCATGCTCGATTGGATATTGCCAGGGGATCAATAAAAAGTGAAAGCAGGCGCAAAAACATCAACACAGTCAAAGGTTTGATTAGAGATCACTTCGAAGAAACAAAATCATTGCCTGCACAACTGGGCATTAGATTGGCCACGAGATTTGAAACTGCTCTTAAGCGATCAAAGATAGAGACTGCCGCTTTTGAATGCAAACAAGGCATCGTCACTCTAGACAAGGCAAGAACTATCGAGACCGGCCTCCTGGACAGGATAGTAAATACCATTTGTGCAATCGCAAACATTGGTCCAGACTCTGAAGGAGCAATATTTTTGGGTGTCGCTGACAATGAAAAAGATAAAGAAAGGATCAAAGAGATTGATAGTGTTTCCGCATTAAACGTTGGACAAAGGTTTGTAGTTGGGATTGATCGTGAGGCTAAAATACTGGGCATAGACCTTGACGCATATAAGAAAAAAATAGTCTCTCACATTTACAACTCCAAGTTGAGTGAGCATTTGAAAACATCCGTACAATCTTCGGTAGACTGTATCAATTACAGAGGACATTCGGTCATTTGTATTTGGATTCCACCTCAAAAGGAGGCGTCTGAAGTAAACGACAAGCTATACATTCGTGTCGGGTCCGATACAGTTGTGGCTGAAGGGCTTGCTAAAATGCGGGCCGTAGAGGCACTATTTAAATCAAAGGAGAATAAGTAG
- the smc gene encoding chromosome segregation protein SMC: MHLKKLVISGFKSFADKVTLNFDDGITGIVGPNGSGKSNVIDAVRWVMGEQNAKHLRGDVATDIIFAGSEKRKPLGMAEVTLIFDNKDQSHFCPPEYRHEAEIALTRRLYIDGEREYFINKKPCRLKDIVGFFATTGLGGRSYSMIQQGQVDRILNAKPEDVREILEEAAGTLIFKARRQAAMKKLEGTNDNLKRIDDILSELAKQLEKLKEQVEKVAAWKQLSGSLRDAEMKLFSHNFRHFSTRLLEIAHSLDTDTDSEVKAMTDLSGLEARVEELQSQLSENDPELDLLREEISNLREQIVRAEGTITAAMRTTEQGQKRLNELQANIQEDQESLSSLENMVASKEADYVRMQAEVERLQDLIASFQDEVDQVEEAAQVFENRAQELEDEIKNLELLLESNRLRCESIERDRKRILIERQNYQERQDSLHQSLKGIADRIEAARSVLNERQAGLDQELQMKQDLEVDVQRREEQIREGARERDAHKETYLHARARLGTLEELEASSGDLKSSLQQLYQKYPEAKQSVYGVLTDFIAFDKGIEEWAPRAVNAFERWSERLIIPSGDALNGLIRLVNQEQLASLPLSLASLWNTDDLGAIRQWAERYEAVPVLDVLKVQEPHRSMLTILLQRLYYLPSVHLNEDELRSLPYGLILFTAQGVLVHSRDDLLLSGTQSKGSLSRKNEIENLARQLKESEGKLAAAQSHLDVLEQQQAESRVRLKDITDRLGSQNQDALAAMSEMQNLLNQDNHQKEIIEQNDHRIKDLDQREHDLMRELEQLGETRISLGQEKETQQGELESLQDEASSIAERKDEVMRVHQQRQLELAKFETRSQSNRENLEQSRQQLQKLQTNITKRYEEKNRLEVELEQAEINQAHATQEIEVYIRRREELEGQLAERREQSAGVLEELRVVESRLREARDLQMEIQRNKSKKSVELERLKQVSRGILDQAKEKYQVDLMTYEFTEDPNFDADKTNREISKFRNQLENMGGVNMVAVEEYERISKRHEFIDAQKEEVLGSILLLQEAIDEIEETSKEKFLSTFEVVNQNFIELFPILFPGGEARLELTSEDALTAGVEIMVRMPGKKPRSMTLYSGGEKALTAISLIFALLKTKPTPFCFLDEVDAPLDEANVGRYNKVLDALSNRFQFVVITHNRRTMEVLDQLYGVTMQEGGVSTVVGVDMRKDLPAHLQKAFKKVEETAATGT; this comes from the coding sequence ATGCATCTTAAAAAGTTGGTTATTTCCGGTTTCAAGTCGTTTGCCGACAAAGTCACACTGAACTTCGATGACGGAATCACGGGAATCGTCGGGCCGAATGGCTCCGGCAAGTCGAACGTGATCGATGCCGTCCGCTGGGTCATGGGTGAGCAGAATGCCAAGCACCTTCGTGGTGATGTGGCCACCGACATTATTTTTGCCGGTTCCGAGAAACGCAAACCGCTGGGCATGGCTGAAGTTACGCTGATCTTTGACAACAAGGATCAGAGCCACTTCTGTCCGCCTGAATACCGCCATGAGGCTGAAATCGCCTTGACCCGTCGCCTCTATATCGATGGCGAGCGGGAATATTTCATCAATAAAAAACCCTGTCGTCTGAAGGATATCGTCGGCTTTTTCGCGACCACCGGCCTTGGCGGCCGCAGCTATTCGATGATCCAGCAGGGGCAGGTCGATCGCATCCTGAATGCGAAGCCCGAGGACGTGCGCGAGATCCTGGAAGAGGCCGCCGGTACCCTTATTTTCAAGGCCCGCCGTCAGGCCGCCATGAAAAAGCTCGAAGGCACCAACGATAACCTGAAGCGTATCGACGATATTTTGAGCGAGCTCGCCAAACAGCTCGAAAAGCTGAAGGAGCAGGTGGAGAAGGTTGCCGCGTGGAAGCAGCTGAGCGGATCTTTGCGCGATGCGGAGATGAAACTCTTTTCCCATAATTTCCGGCATTTTTCGACCAGGCTCCTTGAAATCGCCCATTCACTCGACACCGATACCGATAGTGAAGTGAAGGCCATGACCGACCTGTCCGGCCTTGAAGCCCGGGTCGAGGAGCTGCAGAGTCAGCTTTCTGAAAATGATCCTGAGCTGGACCTTTTGCGCGAAGAGATTTCCAACCTGCGCGAGCAGATCGTCCGCGCGGAGGGCACCATCACCGCCGCCATGCGAACCACCGAGCAGGGCCAGAAGCGTTTGAATGAACTGCAGGCCAATATTCAGGAGGATCAGGAGAGCCTGAGCTCTCTTGAAAACATGGTGGCCAGCAAGGAAGCGGATTATGTGCGCATGCAGGCGGAAGTGGAACGTCTGCAGGATCTGATCGCATCCTTCCAGGATGAAGTGGATCAGGTTGAAGAGGCCGCGCAGGTCTTTGAAAACCGTGCGCAGGAACTGGAAGATGAAATCAAGAATCTGGAGCTGCTGCTCGAAAGCAACCGCCTGCGCTGCGAAAGCATCGAGCGCGACCGCAAACGTATTCTGATTGAACGTCAGAATTATCAGGAGCGTCAGGATTCGCTGCATCAGTCCTTGAAAGGGATCGCGGATAGAATCGAAGCGGCCCGCAGCGTCCTGAACGAACGTCAGGCCGGGCTTGATCAGGAACTGCAGATGAAGCAGGACCTGGAAGTGGACGTTCAGCGCCGCGAGGAGCAGATTCGCGAAGGCGCGCGGGAACGCGATGCCCATAAGGAAACCTATCTGCATGCGCGGGCCCGACTCGGCACCCTGGAAGAGCTGGAAGCCAGCAGCGGCGATTTGAAGTCGAGCCTGCAGCAGCTCTATCAAAAATATCCGGAAGCCAAACAATCCGTTTACGGTGTGCTGACCGACTTCATCGCCTTTGATAAGGGGATTGAAGAGTGGGCTCCGCGTGCGGTGAATGCCTTTGAACGCTGGTCCGAGCGCCTTATCATCCCATCAGGTGACGCTCTGAATGGGCTGATTCGCCTTGTGAATCAGGAGCAGCTGGCGTCCCTGCCTTTGAGTCTCGCTTCGCTTTGGAATACGGATGACCTTGGTGCCATTCGTCAGTGGGCGGAACGTTACGAGGCTGTGCCGGTCCTGGATGTTCTGAAGGTGCAGGAACCGCATCGCAGTATGCTGACTATCCTTTTGCAGCGGCTTTATTATCTGCCGTCCGTTCATTTGAACGAGGATGAACTGCGCAGCCTGCCCTATGGCCTGATCCTTTTCACCGCCCAGGGTGTTCTGGTTCATTCCCGCGACGATCTTTTGCTGAGCGGAACGCAGTCCAAGGGCAGCCTCAGCCGCAAAAATGAAATCGAAAATCTGGCCCGACAGCTGAAGGAAAGCGAAGGCAAGCTTGCCGCCGCTCAAAGTCATCTGGATGTGCTGGAGCAGCAGCAGGCGGAATCACGCGTTCGTTTGAAGGACATTACCGATCGCCTCGGCAGCCAAAACCAGGATGCCCTGGCGGCGATGTCCGAGATGCAGAATCTTTTGAATCAGGACAATCATCAGAAGGAAATCATCGAGCAGAATGATCATCGCATCAAAGACCTTGATCAGCGCGAGCATGATCTGATGCGAGAGCTGGAGCAGCTCGGTGAAACCCGGATTTCCCTGGGTCAGGAAAAGGAAACGCAGCAGGGTGAACTCGAATCCCTGCAGGATGAGGCCAGCAGCATAGCCGAACGCAAGGACGAGGTGATGCGCGTGCATCAGCAGCGGCAGCTTGAACTTGCGAAGTTTGAGACGCGCTCGCAGTCCAACCGCGAGAACCTGGAGCAGAGCCGGCAGCAGCTGCAGAAACTGCAGACGAACATCACCAAACGCTACGAGGAAAAAAATCGACTCGAAGTCGAACTGGAGCAGGCCGAAATCAATCAGGCCCACGCCACCCAGGAGATCGAGGTTTACATCCGTCGTCGCGAGGAACTCGAAGGCCAGCTGGCCGAGCGTCGCGAGCAAAGCGCCGGCGTTCTGGAAGAGCTGCGTGTGGTGGAAAGCCGCCTGCGTGAAGCGCGGGATCTGCAGATGGAGATTCAGCGCAATAAATCGAAGAAAAGCGTGGAACTTGAGCGTCTCAAGCAGGTGAGCCGCGGAATTCTGGATCAGGCCAAGGAAAAATATCAGGTTGACCTGATGACCTATGAATTCACCGAAGATCCCAACTTCGATGCGGACAAGACCAACCGCGAAATCAGCAAGTTCAGAAATCAGCTGGAAAATATGGGCGGCGTGAACATGGTTGCGGTCGAGGAATACGAGCGTATTTCCAAGCGCCATGAATTCATTGACGCGCAAAAGGAAGAGGTGCTCGGCAGTATCCTCCTCCTTCAGGAAGCGATTGATGAGATCGAAGAGACGTCAAAGGAAAAATTCCTGAGCACCTTTGAGGTCGTGAATCAGAACTTCATCGAACTCTTCCCCATCCTCTTCCCCGGTGGCGAGGCGCGTCTTGAACTGACCAGTGAAGACGCCCTGACCGCAGGTGTCGAGATCATGGTGCGAATGCCCGGGAAGAAACCGCGGAGCATGACGCTTTATTCCGGTGGTGAGAAAGCTCTGACCGCGATCTCTTTGATCTTTGCGCTTTTGAAAACCAAGCCCACACCTTTCTGCTTCCTGGACGAGGTCGATGCGCCTTTGGATGAGGCCAACGTCGGCCGCTACAACAAGGTTCTGGACGCGCTGTCCAATCGCTTCCAGTTCGTGGTCATCACCCACAACCGTCGTACGATGGAAGTCCTGGATCAGCTTTACGGCGTGACCATGCAGGAGGGTGGTGTTTCCACTGTGGTCGGCGTGGATATGAGAAAAGATCTGCCGGCGCATCTGCAGAAAGCCTTCAAGAAAGTGGAAGAAACCGCCGCCACAGGCACATGA